In the Corvus cornix cornix isolate S_Up_H32 chromosome 20, ASM73873v5, whole genome shotgun sequence genome, one interval contains:
- the PFDN4 gene encoding prefoldin subunit 4 produces the protein MVQPDGDNMAATMKKAAAEDVNVTFEDQQKINKFARNTSRITELKEEIEVKKKQLQNLEDACDDIMLLDDDDSHLIPYQIGDVFISHSLEETQEMLEEAKRSLQEEIEALESRVESIQRVLSDLKVQLYAKFGNNINLEAEDS, from the exons ATGGTTCAGCCCGACGGTGACAACATGGCCGCCACCATGAAGAAGGCG GCTGCAGAAGATGTCAATGTCACCTTTGAAGATCAACAGAAAATTAACAAATTTGCAAGGAATACCAGCAGGATCACAgagctgaaagaagaaatagaagTGAAAAAG AAACAGCTTCAGAATTTGGAAGATGCCTGTGATGACATCATGCTGCTGGATGATGATGATTCCCACCTGATTCCCTACCAGATTGGGGATGTCTTCATCAGTCATTCCCTGGAGGAGACGCAGGAGATGCTGGAGGAGGCAAAG aggaGTTTACAAGAGGAAATCGAAGCTTTGGAATCCCGAGTGGAGTCGATCCAGAGGGTGTTGTCTGACCTCAAAGTTCAGCTCTATGCAAAGTTTGGAAATAACATAAATCTGGAGGCTGAGGACAGTTAG